One window of the Rosa rugosa chromosome 3, drRosRugo1.1, whole genome shotgun sequence genome contains the following:
- the LOC133736933 gene encoding uncharacterized protein LOC133736933, protein MALWMEKGAEPQTESEKADLDAIAALKESAAIELKEKGNEFVKKGKKHYSDAIDCYTRAINNQALSDPETSILYSNRAHVNLLLGNYRRALTDAEEAIRLSNTNVKAFYRAAKACLSLNLLAESISHCKNGLQIDPTNEGLEKLLGQVESKKMELEQREAQVSKALTEAKDIVSAIEKRGLKVGKPMYQELTGSRKPVLDKNSILHWPVLLLYPEVMSSDFIEDFCETEMFSAHLDMMFSESAPPLPWDEKHNYTRDAVELFYEAKSGVPLSKTKILRCLLEGTPASNLESVVEEKDATENSNFGSSAGKGSSRWVKVNEKRTLYDILKEANFIIQGIPVFAVVSKKSSFYKEFKAGGWALPG, encoded by the exons ATGGCACTATGGATGGAGAAAGGCGCCGAACCCCAAACCGAAAGCGAAAAGGCTGACCTTGATGCCATCGCCGCCCTCAAAGAATCTGCTGCTATTGAACTCAAG GAGAAGGGCAACGAGTTTGTGAAAAAGGGTAAGAAGCATTACTCGGATGCCATAGACTGTTACACCAGGGCAATCAATAACCAAGCTTTGAGTGACCCAGAGACGTCTATTCTGTATTCGAATAGAGCCCATGTCAATCTTTTGCTTGGTAATTACAGACGTGCTCTTACTGATGCTGAGGAAGCAATTAGGCTCAGTAACACTAATGTCAAG GCATTTTACCGAGCTGCGAAAGCGTGTTTGTCATTGAACTTGTTGGCTGAATCGATTTCACATTGCAAAAATGGGCTTCAAATTGACCCCACTAATGAAGGGCTAGAGAAGCTATTAGGGCAGGTTGAGTCTAAGAAGATGGAACTTGAACAGCGCGAGGCTCAAGTCTCCAAAGCTCTTACTGAGGCTAAG GACATTGTTTCTGCAATTGAAAAAAGAGGCTTGAAGGTTGGGAAGCCAATGTATCAAGAACTTACTGGATCAAGAAAGCCTGTATTGGACAAGAATAGTATTCTTCATTGGCCTGTTCTTCTTTTGTATCCAGAGGTTATGTCAAGTGACTTTATCGAGGATTTCTGTGAGACGGAAATGTTCTCGGCTCATCTTGATATGAT GTTTTCAGAAAGCGCCCCGCCTTTGCCATGGGACGAGAAACACAATTATACTCGTGATGCTGTTGAACTATTCTATGAA GCTAAATCAGGAGTTCCACTGTCAAAGACGAAGATTCTTCGTTGTCTCCTAGAGGGAACTCCAGCATCCAATCTGGAAAGCGTGGTTGAGGAAAAAGATGCAACTGAAAATTCTAATTTTGGCAGCTCAGCAG GCAAAGGTTCCTCTAGATGGGTCAAAGTAAATGAGAAAAGAACCCTTTATGATATTCTGAAAGAAGCTAATTTCATTATTCAAGGGATCCCAG TGTTCGCTGTTGTTTCTAAAAAATCCAGCTTCTACAAAGAGTTCAAAGCCGGGGGCTGGGCTCTTCCAGGGTAG
- the LOC133736928 gene encoding uncharacterized protein LOC133736928, whose amino-acid sequence MNSGPIDISSDEDTGLNDLDDDSADWLSNLIESVESKFGDYDSDDVVVIGEVNSGSKCSLKEVDDDCVVLDGDPDKAVSVVDDESGSGSDDLVVVGEKGQIACRDYPHPRHLCAKFPFTSTPHEKHCDLCHCYVCDSLAPCVHWGTGASHIGHCHAMEKVEMWKVLRRNFKMGRSASMPAIKVSLALPQLNQVPPLDIIRLAPNSIPQTQVCRPTTTHAVSSASPTLPAPTSIPLNKVPRSTLIRAPLSTTLINSTVRNQGRSHQPRFLSSKNGVQPASVQPSSASQQLHSNAVRSSRAQNMGNGGLHSTSSPTMFKRAGPVRISLGRNHSAYGSSYNSNHVNPSQCGSLNNSGCANPSQYGRIPSPMAASHDGIRFSWQEVHNSLNRIPSVPMGSGIVGSALPPQQPQTYSQPFPQSAYSQNVQQGSQIQNDAQNIYQYGIESQNASQNVSLQGIGPSAVDLGFSDCNYSWMNNTSQSIQQPQPPIGNSQVQSTEAIYGPSPVKEPDFQSNGYPNFQGLESDFENWLLDNQPTPPVTNDFVPSQLDLLSPGPALADAGMLLFDFETSLNSLTQV is encoded by the exons ATGAATTCGGGCCCCATAGACATAAGCTCCGACGAGGATACGGGTCTCAACGACCTCGATGACGACAGCGCCGACTGGCTCTCCAATCTCATCGAGTCCGTCGAGAGCAAGTTCGGCGACTACGATTCCGATGACGTGGTGGTGATCGGCGAGGTCAACAGCGGGTCAAAGTGTTCCCTGAAGGAGGTGGATGACGATTGTGTGGTCTTGGATGGTGACCCGGATAAGGCGGTTTCGGTTGTGGACGACGAGTCGGGTAGCGGGTCGGACGATTTGGTTGTGGTGGGCGAGAAGGGCCAG ATAGCGTGCAGAGACTACCCTCATCCACGACATCTTTGTGCCAAATTCCCTTTCACTTCTACGCCACATGAGAAGCACTGTGACCTG TGTCACTGTTATGTCTGTGACTCTTTGGCACCCTGTGTACATTGGGGCACTGGCGCTTCGCATATTGGCCATTGTCATGCTATGGAGAAAGTAGAGATGTGGAAAGTACTGAGGAGAAATTTCAAGATGGGGAGAAGTGCTTCCATGCCAGCTATAAAAGTATCTTTGGCTCTGCCTCAACTTAATCAAGTTCCACCTCTTGATATTATTAGATTGGCACCCAACTCTATTCCACAGACTCAGGTCTGTAGGCCAACTACGACCCATGCTGTCTCCTCCGCCAGCCCTACTTTGCCAGCACCTACCTCTATACCACTGAATAAGGTCCCGAGGTCAACTTTGATCCGTGCTCCCCTCTCAACCACCCTTATCAATTCTACTGTCAGGAATCAAGGTAGAAGCCACCAACCAAGATTTCTTTCATCCAAGAATGGAGTCCAACCAGCTTCTGTCCAACCATCTTCAGCTTCTCAGCAGTTGCATAGTAATGCTGTAAGGAGTAGCAGAGCTCAGAATATGGGTAATGGAGGCCTTCACTCTACCTCTTCACCGACAATGTTTAAAAGAGCAGGGCCTGTTCGGATTTCTTTGGGAAGGAACCATTCTGCATATGGTTCATCATATAACAGCAATCATGTTAATCCATCACAGTGTGGTTCGTTAAATAACAGCGGCTGTGCCAATCCATCACAATATGGCAGAATTCCCTCCCCCATGGCAGCATCACATGACGGAATTCGCTTCAGTTGGCAGGAGGTTCATAACAGCTTGAATCGGATCCCCTCCGTGCCCATGGGCAGTGGCATTGTTGGAAGTGCATTGCCTCCCCAGCAGCCCCAAACATACAGTCAACCTTTTCCTCAGTCAGCATATAGCCAAAATGTTCAGCAAGGGAGTCAAATTCAAAATGATGCCCAAAATATCTATCAGTATGGGATTGAAAGTCAAAATGCAAGCCAGAACGTCTCTCTGCAAGGCATAGGTCCAAGTGCTGTGGACTTGGGGTTTTCAGATTGCAACTACAGTTGGATGAACAACACCAGTCAAAGCATTCAGCAACCTCAACCTCCCATTGGAAATTCTCAAGTTCAAAGCACCGAGGCTATATATGGGCCATCTCCAGTCAAGGAACCTGATTTCCAGTCCAACGGATACCCTAATTTCCAGGGGTTGGAAAGTGATTTCGAGAACTGGCTACTGGACAATCAGCCAACTCCACCAGTAACAAATGATTTTGTGCCTTCTCAACTGGATCTCTTGTCTCCAGGGCCTGCTCTTGCTGACGCGGGGATGCTTCTGTTTGATTTTGAAACCTCTCTCAACAGTCTCACACAGGTGTAG
- the LOC133736931 gene encoding alcohol dehydrogenase class-3 has product MATQGQVITCKAAVAWEPNKPLVIEDVQVAPPQAGEVRVKILYTALCHTDAYTWGGKDPEGLFPCILGHEAAGIVESVGEGVTDVQAGDHVIPCYQAECGECKFCKSGKTNLCGKVRAATGVGVMMSDRQSRFSINGKPIYHFMGTSTFSQYTVVHDVSVAKIDPKAPLEKVCLLGCGVPTGLGAVWNTAKVEAGSIVAIFGLGTVGLAVAEGAKTAGASRIIGIDIDSKKFDTAKNFGVTEFVNPKDHEKPIQQVIVDLTDGGVDYSFECIGNVSVMRAALECCHKGWGTSVIVGVAASGQEISTRPFQLVTGRVWKGTAFGGFKSRSQVPWLVEKYLKKEIKVDEYITHTLTLGEINKAFDLMHEGGCLRCVLSTEA; this is encoded by the exons ATGGCGACCCAAGGTCAAGTCATCACCTGCAAAGCGGCGGTGGCCTGGGAACCCAACAAGCCTTTGGTTATCGAAGACGTCCAGGTGGCTCCGCCGCAGGCCGGAGAGGTCCGCGTCAAGATTCTCTACACCGCTCTCTGCCACACCGACGCTTATACCTGGGGCGGCAAG GACCCTGAAGGTCTCTTCCCTTGTATTCTTGGTCATGAGGCTGCAGG GATTGTTGAGAGTGTTGGTGAAGGTGTTACTGACGTTCAGGCGGGAGACCATGTCATCCCTTGTTACCAGGCTGAATGCGGAGAATGCAAGTTTTGCAAATCAGGGAAGACAAATCTCTGTGGAAAAGTACGTGCTGCCACTGGAGTTGGAGTCATGATGAGTGATCGTCAGAGCCGTTTCTCTATAAACGGAAAGCCTATTTACCATTTTATGGGAACCTCGACATTTAGCCAGTACACTGTTGTTCATGATGTTAGCGTTGCCAAGATAGATCCAAAAGCTCCTTTGGAGAAAGTATGCCTTCTCGGATGTGGTGTTCCTACTG GTCTTGGGGCCGTTTGGAACACAGCAAAAGTAGAAGCAGGGTCAATTGTTGCTATTTTTGGCCTTGGAACTGTTGGTCTTGCA GTTGCTGAGGGTGCCAAAACAGCTGGTGCATCACGAATAATTGGCATCGACATCGATAGCAAGAAGTTTGATACAG CAAAGAACTTTGGAGTTACTGAATTTGTGAATCCAAAGGACCATGAGAAGCCAATCCAACAGGTCATAGTTGATCTCACTGATGGTGGTGTTGACTATAGCTTTGAGTGCATTGGGAATGTCTCAGTGATGAGGGCTGCCCTGGAGTGCTGCCACAAG GGCTGGGGAACATCAGTTATTGTAGGTGTTGCGGCATCAGGGCAAGAGATATCAACTCGTCCTTTTCAGCTGGTGACTGGTCGTGTGTGGAAGGGAACAGCCTTTGGTGGTTTCAAGAGCCGCTCACAGGTGCCTTGGCTTGTAGAGAAGTACTTGAAGAAG GAAATCAAAGTTGATGAATACATCACCCACACTTTGACCCTTGGGGAAATAAACAAGGCATTTGATTTGATGCATGAAGGGGGATGCCTCCGGTGTGTGCTTTCTACAGAAGCATAA
- the LOC133736930 gene encoding ammonium transporter 1 member 4-like — translation MAAITCSASDLQPLLGPNATAAAEYICGRFGAVSNKFVDTGYAVDNTYLLFSAYLVFAMQLGFAMLCAGSVRAKNTMNIMLTNVLDAATGGIFYYLFGFAFAFGTPSNGFIGKQFFGLSHFPSPSFDYGYFLYQWAFAIAAAGITSGSIAERTQFVAYLIYSSFLTGFVYPIVSHWFWSADGWASPARAENLLFGSGVIDFAGSGVVHLVGGIAGLWGALIEGPRIGRFDHEGRSVAMRGHSGTLVVLGTFLLWFGWYGFNAGSFLNILKVYGDSGSYYGQWSAVGRTAVTTTLAGCAAALTTLFGKRLLSGHWNVTDVCNGLLGGFAAITSGCSVVDPWAAIICGIVAAWVLIGCNKLAEKLKYDDPLEAAQLHGGCGTWGIIFTALFAKKAYVNEVYPGHPERPFGLFMGGSAKLLAAHLVQIVVVAGFVSVTMGTLFFLLHKLKLLRISSDEEMAGMDVTSHGGLAYVYTDESDLKSGYMVSNTGPPHV, via the coding sequence ATGGCGGCCATCACTTGCTCCGCCTCGGACCTCCAGCCCCTCCTGGGCCCCAATGCCACCGCGGCTGCAGAATACATCTGCGGCCGCTTTGGTGCCGTGTCGAACAAGTTTGTCGACACGGGCTATGCAGTTGACAACACGTATCTTCTCTTCTCTGCCTATCTTGTTTTCGCCATGCAGCTCGGCTTTGCAATGCTCTGCGCCGGCTCCGTTCGTGCCAAAAACACCATGAACATTATGCTCACCAATGTCCTAGACGCTGCCACCGGCGGCATCTTCTACTATCTTTTCGGTTTTGCCTTTGCCTTTGGAACTCCCTCCAATGGCTTCATTGGCAAGCAATTCTTTGGTCTCAGCCATTTCCCTTCCCCCTCTTTCGACTACGGCTACTTCCTCTACCAATGGGCCTTTGCCATTGCGGCTGCCGGAATCACTAGTGGTTCAATCGCCGAAAGGACCCAATTCGTGGCCTATTTGATCTATTCATCTTTCTTGACAGGATTTGTGTACCCGATTGTGTCACATTGGTTTTGGTCTGCAGATGGATGGGCTAGCCCTGCTCGTGCTGAGAATCTCTTGTTTGGTTCTGGTGTGATTGACTTTGCAGGCTCCGGCGTTGTGCACTTGGTCGGAGGCATTGCCGGTTTGTGGGGTGCGCTGATCGAGGGGCCTAGGATCGGCCGGTTTGATCATGAAGGCCGGTCCGTGGCAATGCGTGGACATAGTGGCACATTGGTTGTTTTGGGCACATTTTTGTTGTGGTTTGGTTGGTATGGTTTCAATGCAGGTTCATTTCTCAACATATTGAAGGTTTATGGTGATAGTGGATCTTACTATGGACAATGGAGTGCTGTGGGCCGGACTGCTGTGACAACCACCTTGGCCGGATGTGCGGCAGCATTGACTACCCTCTTCGGAAAGCGCCTGCTCTCCGGGCACTGGAATGTCACTGATGTGTGCAATGGCTTGCTTGGCGGGTTCGCAGCTATTACATCTGGCTGTTCAGTGGTTGATCCTTGGGCAGCAATTATTTGTGGGATTGTGGCGGCTTGGGTTTTAATCGGGTGCAACAAGCTTGCCGAGAAGTTGAAGTATGATGACCCTTTGGAGGCTGCACAGCTTCATGGCGGGTGTGGGACGTGGGGGATCATATTCACGGCCTTGTTTGCCAAGAAGGCTTATGTGAATGAGGTCTATCCGGGGCACCCGGAGAGGCCATTTGGGCTGTTTATGGGAGGCAGTGCAAAACTCTTGGCTGCGCATTTGGTGCAGATTGTGGTGGTTGCGGGGTTTGTGAGTGTGACGATGGGGACATTGTTTTTCTTGCTGCACAAGTTGAAGCTGTTGAGGATTTCATCAGACGAGGAAATGGCAGGAATGGATGTGACGAGTCATGGAGGATTGGCTTATGTCTATACTGATGAAAGTGACCTGAAATCTGGATATATGGTGTCTAATACGGGTCCTCCACATGTTTGA
- the LOC133737728 gene encoding uncharacterized protein LOC133737728: MLAAIHKHIIRTQFQCSRNYSAAYAISLQNSSKNWQQLREEKLTASTFAAAVGFWPRQRVKLWREKIGAVKPFSGNLSTSWSNIKEEEAVQRYKMITQNNVLPPRFQVHSKADWLAASPDGIVESPSNSTGVLEIKCPFFDGEKSRALPWFRIPAHCIPQAQGLMEILDTEWMHFYVWTLNGSSLFKLYRDREYWRVLEQALSDFWWKHVQPAREIFSNRSKTVGSTHLLLKPLRPAETHEMIDHIVCESRRIVCRSELLVREVHAKMQN; encoded by the coding sequence ATGCTTGCTGCtatccacaaacacatcatccGCACCCAATTTCAGTGCTCTCGAAATTACTCTGCTGCTTATGCAATCAGTCTTCAGAACAGCTCCAAAAATTGGCAACAGCTCAGAGAAGAGAAACTGACGGCGAGCACATTTGCCGCGGCTGTCGGATTCTGGCCTCGCCAGCGGGTCAAGCTCTGGCGAGAGAAGATTGGAGCTGTTAAGCCGTTTTCCGGTAACCTATCTACCTCCTGGAGTAacatcaaagaagaagaagctgtcCAAAGATACAAGATGATTACCCAAAACAATGTTTTGCCTCCTCGGTTCCAAGTTCATAGCAAAGCTGATTGGCTCGCAGCTTCACCGGATGGGATAGTCGAATCGCCTTCCAATTCGACAGGAGTACTGGAAATCAAGTGCCCATTTTTCGACGGAGAGAAGAGCCGGGCCTTGCCTTGGTTTCGCATTCCGGCGCACTGTATCCCCCAGGCCCAGGGATTGATGGAGATTCTTGACACAGAGTGGATGCATTTCTATGTTTGGACACTGAACGGGAGTAGCTTGTTTAAGTTGTACAGGGACAGGGAGTATTGGCGTGTTTTGGAACAAGCTCTCTCGGATTTTTGGTGGAAACATGTTCAACCGGCGAGGGAGATTTTCAGTAACAGATCGAAAACGGTGGGGAGCACGCATTTGCTATTGAAACCGCTGAGGCCAGCAGAAACGCATGAGATGATTGATCATATAGTTTGTGAAAGCAGACGCATTGTTTGTAGGTCTGAGTTGTTGGTGCGTGAAGTCCAtgccaaaatgcaaaattga